In Pseudomonas sp. Z8(2022), a single genomic region encodes these proteins:
- a CDS encoding LexA family protein, with translation MSAEILGRVAPRGAPLPLFGCSVSAGFPSPADDYAEAWLSLDELVGIRAPSTYLVRAGGDSMIGRGIYAGDVLVVDRALDPLPADVVIACVRGDFTVKALTYEAGQPVLMPANPLHQPIRLRDGEELEVWGVVTHNLHALRRR, from the coding sequence ATGTCCGCAGAAATACTTGGACGGGTAGCGCCCCGTGGCGCGCCGCTTCCGTTGTTTGGATGCAGCGTCAGCGCAGGCTTCCCCAGCCCCGCCGACGATTATGCCGAGGCCTGGCTCTCCCTGGATGAGCTGGTGGGCATTCGTGCGCCCAGCACCTACCTGGTGAGAGCAGGCGGCGACAGCATGATAGGGCGGGGCATTTATGCCGGCGACGTGCTGGTGGTGGATCGCGCTCTCGACCCGTTGCCTGCGGACGTGGTGATCGCCTGCGTGCGCGGTGATTTCACGGTCAAGGCGCTGACCTATGAAGCGGGCCAGCCGGTACTTATGCCGGCTAATCCGCTCCACCAGCCGATCCGCTTGCGCGACGGAGAGGAGCTGGAGGTCTGGGGTGTAGTGACCCATAACCTGCATGCGCTGCGCCGGCGCTGA